CACCGCCCGGCTGGTCAGCGCGCTGGGCCCGTCCCGCAGCAGGACACGTTCGGCGGCGTCGAACAACTGCTCGCGGACGTCGCGAATGGCTACCCCGGTCGGCACCAGCGAATCGTACTTCGCTTGACCGAAGTGGGCATGCGCCCACTAGAGTGGGCGCATGCCCACTTCTGCTCAGCCCCACCAGCACCGTCAGTTCGCGGAGTCGTTCGGCGTGGACGCCGCCCGCTACGACCGCACCCGACCGCGCTACCCCGACGCGCTCGTGCGGCGGATCGCCGCCGCCGGGCCGGACATCCTCGACGTCGGCACCGGCACCGGCATCGTGGCGCGGCAGCTCCGCACCGCCGGTGCCACCGTGCTCGGCGTCGAGCCCGACGAGCGGATGGCCGCGTTCGCCCGCGACACCGGAGTGCCGGTCGAGGTCACGACGTTCGAGGCCTGGGACCCGGGCGGCCGCACGTTCGACGCGGTCGTCGCCGGGCAGACCTGGCACTGGGTCGATCCGGTCGCGGGCGCCGCGAAGGCGGCGGAGGTTCTGCGCCCCGGCGGTCGGATCGTGCTGTTCTGGCACGTGTTCCAGGTCGCGCCGGCGCTCGCTGAGGCGTCCGCCGCCGTCCTCCGGCGCGTCGCACCGGAGCTGCCGTTCGATCCCCGGGCGCTCGCGCGCCCGGCTGCGGCCTACGAACCGATGCTGGGCCCGGTGGTCGACGCTCTGCGCCGCGCCGGATTCGGCGAACCGGAGCGGTGGGACGCTGACGAGCAGCGCACCTACACGAAGGACGAGTGGCTCGACCAGATCCCGACCCAGGGCATGCTGACCCGTCTCCCCGCGGACGCGGTCGCGGAGGTGATCGCCGAGGCCGGCACCGCGATCGACACGCTCGGCGGCGCCGCGCCGGTCTCGAGCATCACGGTCGCGCTCGCCGCTACCGCGCCCGCCGGGATCAGGCGGTGAGCGCCGGGAACAGGTCGATCGCGTCCTGCCAGCCCGCGCGCCGGGCGATCAGGCGCCGGTACTTCATCACCTTGCCCGGCTCGTTGAGCGTCACCGCGCCGGCGATCCGCTCCCCGGACCGGTAGATCGCGACGAACCGCGGCCCGTCGAGGTCGCCGAGCACGACCCGCACCTCGTCGGGCGCGGGATGGCCGACGAACTGCAGGCGGTGGTCGTACCAGTCGCTCCAGACGTACGGCGCGGTCGCGTATGGCGTCCGTTCGCCGAGCCCGAGCGCGTTGCGGGCGGCCGCGGCGCCCTGCTCGGCGGCGCCGGTCCAGTTCTCCAGCCGCATCACCGGGACGTCGAGCAGCTGGTTGGGCCAGTGCGCGACGTCGCCCGCCGCGTACACGTCCGGGACCGACGTGGCGAGGTACTCGTCGCAGCGCACACCGCCGTCACCCGGGTCCAGCGCCACCCCGGAGCCCGCGAGCCACCCGGTGGCCGGGCGCGATCCGATCCCGACGACGACCAGGTCGGCGTCGATCACCGAACCGTCGGAGAGTTCGACCGCCTCGACCGTGTCCGACCCGCGGAGCGCGGCCACCGACGTCCCGAGCCGGAGGTCGGTGCCCGCCCGCTCGTGCAGGCGCGCGAGCGCGGCGCCGACCAGCGGCCCGGCGGCCCGGACCAGCGGCACCGGCGCGGCCTCGACGACCGTCACCGGGTTGCCGTAGCGGCGCGCCGCCGACGCGATCTCCGACCCGATGAAACCCGCGCCGACGACGACGATCCGCGCACCGGCGTGCAGCGCGTCCCGGATCGCCCGCGCGTCGTCCAGCGTGCGCAGCGTATGGACGCCGCGCAGGGCGGGCGCGCCGGGGAGCGGCACCGGGGTGGAGCCGGTCGCGATCACGGCGGCGCGGTAGCCGAGCGCCTCGCCGCCGACGGTCACCGTGCGGGCGTCCGGGTCCAAACTCGTCGCCGGAGCGCCCAGGCGCAGGTCGACGCCGAGGTCGTCGCGTAGGTGCTGTTCCTCGCGGAAGACCACGGCCTCGGCGCCCGGCTCGAGGAACGCCTTCGACAGCGGTGGGCGGTCGTAGGGGAGGTGCGGTTCGGCGCCGATCAGCGTGATCGGACCGTCGTAGCCGTAATTCCGCGCCGCCTCGACCGCGCGCAGCCCGGCCAAGGAAGCACCGATCACAACAAACGGCGCGCTCATGGGGAGCATAGTGGAACGGGATTTCAAAACCTGTCAACCGTCGAGCTAGCCGTGTGGCTAGTGTCTCAGCGGCGGCGTCTGGCTCCGACGAGTCGGAGCCCGGCGTCGAGCAGGTGTTCTTCCAGCTCGGCGTCGCCGAGGTGGGTGAACTGCGGGCTCGCGGCGGCGGCGACGATGCCGGTGAGCGCCACGGCGGCGGCCACCAGGCGCCCCGCGTCGGCGTCCGGGCCGACCAGCACGAGCGGCACCCGGCGCTCGAACTCGTCGAAGTGCGGCCAGTGCTCGTGCAGGATTCGCAGCACCGCGACGTCGTCGTAGAGCAGGGTCAGCAGCTGGCGGTGTCCGATCACGAGCCGGGTGAACGCGGTGAGGAACGCGCGGGTGCGCGCGGCCTGGCCGCGCTGGGCCTCGGCCTCCCGGAGGATCGCGAGCAGCTGGTCGAGGACCGGCGTGACGACCGCGACGACGATCTCGTCCTTGGTCTTGAAGTGGTAGTAGACCGCGGCCTTGGTGACGCCCATCGCGTCGGCGATCATCTGCAGCGAGGTGCCCTCGACGCCGTACTCGGCGAACTGCGCGACCGCGGCGTCGATCACGCGCTGCCGTCCGTCCGCGGGGCGTCCGCCGGTGGTCCGGCGCGCCGTGGACGTGCCCTGCTCGCTGGTGACGCTCGTCACTCGTCCTCCCTAGTTCGCCAGGAGTCTAGGGCTGTTTCTTGAGAAACGTCAACGATTCAACTTGCCAATCGGCTAGCACTGTGCTAGCCGGTCGTCTAGCGCGCTGAACAGGGTCCACGATGGAACGGCGGAACAGCCCGGATTTCCGCGATGAGTTCGGCGGTCGGCCGCGGTCTCCATGACGAAGCCGAACACGCGCGAAGCGAGGACGAACGATGAACACCATCCAGCACGGCCCAACTCTTCCGCCGGCCGAGATCGACGCCGCGGTGCGCGCCGAACGGCGGCGGCTCTGCGACTACCTGGACGGGCTGGACACGGCCGACTGGGACGTACCGTCGCTCTGCGCCGCCTGGACCGTCCGCGAGGTCGTCGCGCACCTCACGACGACCACCCGGGAGACGGTCTTCTCGGTGATGCGGAGCGCGATCAAGGCGCGCGGCAGCTTTGACCGGATGCAGGACGACGTGGCGCGCGGCCTGGCCGCGCGGTACCCGCCGGCCGAACTCGTCGCGCGGCTCCGGGAGAGCGCGGAGTCCACGCGCCGGATGCCGGGCAGCGGCCCGATGGATCCGCTGATGGACGTGCTGGTACACGGTCAGGACATCGCCAGGCCGCTGGGCCGGCCGTACCCGATGCCGACCCGGTTGGCGCTGCCCGCACTGGCCTACGTGGCGAAGAACCGTCTGCTCGGCGGACCGAAGCGGGTGGCGGGGCTCGAGCTGGTCACCACCGACGCGGACTGGTCGACGGGCCAGGGGCCGGCGGTCCGGGGCAGGGCCGAGGAGCTGCTGCTGGCGGCGGCCGGGCGGCTGGCGGGCCTGGCCGGGCTCACCGGCCCCGGCCTCGACCGCCTCGCCGAGCGTCTCGGCGACCGGCGCTGACCGGCGGTGGCGACGGGAGGGGTACGCGCGACTTCGCGCGAGCCCCCGGGGACGATGGGGACGTGTCTGCCCCCTTCATCACCTCACAGCCTCACCGTCCCAAATCCGTAGGGCGGTGGTACGCGGTCTCGCTGGTGTTCCTCGCGGTCGGTCTGTCGATGGCGATGACGTTCCCGTTCCGGGCGCTGTTCCTCACCGACGCCGTGCACGCCGGTCCGGTGCTGGTCACCGTGTTCCTGCTGGTCGCCGCCGTCACCGGGGTGCTCGCGGCGAGCGCGCTGGGGCGGCTGTCGGACTCCCGGCCGTGGCGGAGCCGGCTGATCGTCGCGGCGTCGCTGGCCGGGGTCGTGGGGTGCGGCCTGAGCGCCGTCGTGCGGAACTACTGGGTGCTGCTGATCGTCACCGCAACGGCCGTGGCGGTGTCGACCGCGCTGCAGGCTCAGT
The sequence above is a segment of the Cryptosporangium aurantiacum genome. Coding sequences within it:
- a CDS encoding class I SAM-dependent methyltransferase gives rise to the protein MPTSAQPHQHRQFAESFGVDAARYDRTRPRYPDALVRRIAAAGPDILDVGTGTGIVARQLRTAGATVLGVEPDERMAAFARDTGVPVEVTTFEAWDPGGRTFDAVVAGQTWHWVDPVAGAAKAAEVLRPGGRIVLFWHVFQVAPALAEASAAVLRRVAPELPFDPRALARPAAAYEPMLGPVVDALRRAGFGEPERWDADEQRTYTKDEWLDQIPTQGMLTRLPADAVAEVIAEAGTAIDTLGGAAPVSSITVALAATAPAGIRR
- a CDS encoding NAD(P)/FAD-dependent oxidoreductase — encoded protein: MSAPFVVIGASLAGLRAVEAARNYGYDGPITLIGAEPHLPYDRPPLSKAFLEPGAEAVVFREEQHLRDDLGVDLRLGAPATSLDPDARTVTVGGEALGYRAAVIATGSTPVPLPGAPALRGVHTLRTLDDARAIRDALHAGARIVVVGAGFIGSEIASAARRYGNPVTVVEAAPVPLVRAAGPLVGAALARLHERAGTDLRLGTSVAALRGSDTVEAVELSDGSVIDADLVVVGIGSRPATGWLAGSGVALDPGDGGVRCDEYLATSVPDVYAAGDVAHWPNQLLDVPVMRLENWTGAAEQGAAAARNALGLGERTPYATAPYVWSDWYDHRLQFVGHPAPDEVRVVLGDLDGPRFVAIYRSGERIAGAVTLNEPGKVMKYRRLIARRAGWQDAIDLFPALTA
- a CDS encoding TetR/AcrR family transcriptional regulator; protein product: MTSVTSEQGTSTARRTTGGRPADGRQRVIDAAVAQFAEYGVEGTSLQMIADAMGVTKAAVYYHFKTKDEIVVAVVTPVLDQLLAILREAEAQRGQAARTRAFLTAFTRLVIGHRQLLTLLYDDVAVLRILHEHWPHFDEFERRVPLVLVGPDADAGRLVAAAVALTGIVAAAASPQFTHLGDAELEEHLLDAGLRLVGARRRR
- a CDS encoding maleylpyruvate isomerase family mycothiol-dependent enzyme, yielding MNTIQHGPTLPPAEIDAAVRAERRRLCDYLDGLDTADWDVPSLCAAWTVREVVAHLTTTTRETVFSVMRSAIKARGSFDRMQDDVARGLAARYPPAELVARLRESAESTRRMPGSGPMDPLMDVLVHGQDIARPLGRPYPMPTRLALPALAYVAKNRLLGGPKRVAGLELVTTDADWSTGQGPAVRGRAEELLLAAAGRLAGLAGLTGPGLDRLAERLGDRR